The following are encoded in a window of Methanobacterium sp. genomic DNA:
- a CDS encoding DUF5518 domain-containing protein: MINDMIKWKPLLIGIIIVTILYIISDIASGQNMLLSEFLLGGITVGFIIGEDIKKGAINGALMGLIAGTLVTVILLILLYSQGYAQMLGAMIGTILLYIGIEIVLGVIGGVIGSIIKSEAIKS, encoded by the coding sequence ATGATTAATGACATGATTAAATGGAAACCATTGCTAATAGGAATTATCATTGTAACAATACTATATATAATTTCTGACATTGCCTCCGGCCAAAATATGCTACTTTCAGAATTTTTACTGGGCGGAATTACAGTAGGATTCATAATTGGCGAAGACATTAAAAAAGGAGCGATTAATGGAGCCTTAATGGGTTTAATCGCAGGGACTTTAGTTACTGTAATATTACTAATCCTACTTTACAGCCAGGGATATGCACAAATGTTAGGAGCCATGATTGGTACAATACTCCTCTATATTGGTATTGAAATAGTTTTAGGAGTTATTGGGGGAGTTATTGGCTCTATAATAAAATCAGAAGCCATAAAAAGTTAA
- a CDS encoding winged helix-turn-helix transcriptional regulator, with product MKKVLWWLILGTRGGINRAKIIRKLNERPYNAHQLSEELNVNYRTIRHHIKILEDSEVVKSAGERYGKMYFLSDSMEQSYDDFETIWKQIQYVKK from the coding sequence ATGAAAAAGGTGCTTTGGTGGTTAATCCTTGGTACGAGAGGAGGAATTAATCGTGCTAAAATCATTAGAAAATTAAATGAACGGCCTTACAATGCACATCAGCTTTCTGAAGAGTTAAATGTGAATTACAGGACTATTAGACATCATATTAAAATCTTAGAAGACAGTGAAGTAGTTAAATCTGCTGGAGAAAGGTATGGTAAAATGTATTTTCTTTCAGATAGCATGGAGCAAAGCTATGATGATTTTGAAACTATCTGGAAACAAATACAATATGTAAAAAAATAA
- a CDS encoding ABC transporter permease — translation MKYIGLILKNPFRNKTRSSLAIIGIAIGIATIVALGLVTGGLKASTENTLKSGGAEITVIQAGTSGFQSGSINATRVTDIKNISGVKDATGVLRTSAKVEGSTSSGFGGFQINGVDSSKLNLMGIDSVNGTIYSNSSANEIILGKNAAQDINKTVGDTITLFGKDFKITGIFETGNFMQDGGAFMPLGRLQNLTDNQKISYIAVKVKENANVTQVSQTIQNTYPDELSTTTAADQAGRINQGLSFIDTATWAISLLAIVIGGVGVINTMIMSVYERTREIGVLKAVGWRSRRILGMILGESIVLTLIAALVGIILGIVGVEVLLSITPSTQGIIEPAYSLELFVRALGIAFLVGIIGGIYPAYRASRLAPTEALRYE, via the coding sequence ATGAAATACATCGGATTAATTTTAAAAAATCCATTTAGGAATAAAACAAGAAGTTCCCTTGCAATTATTGGAATTGCAATTGGAATCGCCACCATTGTGGCCTTAGGTCTTGTAACTGGCGGTCTTAAAGCCTCCACAGAAAACACTTTAAAATCAGGTGGTGCTGAAATAACCGTAATTCAGGCAGGTACCTCTGGTTTTCAGTCAGGAAGCATTAATGCAACGCGTGTTACAGATATTAAGAACATAAGTGGAGTTAAAGACGCTACAGGAGTTTTAAGGACCAGTGCAAAAGTAGAAGGTAGTACAAGTTCAGGATTTGGCGGCTTTCAAATTAATGGAGTTGACAGTAGCAAGCTAAATCTTATGGGCATAGATAGTGTAAATGGAACGATTTACTCAAACAGCAGCGCAAATGAAATAATATTGGGTAAAAATGCGGCTCAAGACATTAATAAAACTGTTGGCGATACCATCACCCTCTTTGGTAAAGATTTCAAGATTACAGGAATATTTGAAACTGGAAATTTCATGCAGGACGGAGGAGCTTTCATGCCATTAGGTAGACTTCAAAACCTAACTGATAACCAAAAAATTAGTTATATAGCAGTAAAGGTGAAAGAAAACGCCAATGTTACCCAAGTAAGTCAAACAATTCAAAATACATATCCTGATGAATTATCCACAACAACCGCTGCAGATCAAGCTGGTAGAATAAATCAAGGATTAAGCTTCATAGATACCGCAACATGGGCAATATCTCTCCTGGCCATAGTTATTGGAGGAGTTGGAGTTATAAATACCATGATAATGTCAGTTTATGAAAGAACCCGTGAGATAGGGGTTTTAAAAGCAGTAGGATGGAGAAGTAGAAGAATACTGGGAATGATATTAGGTGAATCCATCGTGCTTACACTTATCGCCGCATTAGTAGGTATCATACTAGGTATTGTTGGTGTTGAAGTTCTTTTATCCATTACACCATCAACTCAAGGCATAATTGAACCAGCATACTCGCTTGAATTGTTCGTCAGGGCTTTGGGAATAGCTTTCCTTGTTGGAATAATTGGCGGAATTTATCCAGCCTATAGAGCAAGCAGATTAGCACCAACGGAGGCTTTACGCTATGAATAA
- a CDS encoding ABC transporter ATP-binding protein translates to MNNQSNIIEIKDLKKSYDKGKIKALNGINLEIKKGEFVSIIGPSGSGKSTLLNMIGALDKGDEGSINVAGIDLMHKKDLSEFRSGEIGFVFQLHNLIPNLSVVENVQIPMLETPISGKKMEERALELLKSVELEDKINQRPTKLSGGERQRVAIARALVNHPSIILADEPTGALDSKTGDLILNLLKDLHKKENVTLVMVTHEPYVANMADRIITVLDGKIREETMNNKQVN, encoded by the coding sequence ATGAATAACCAATCAAACATCATCGAAATAAAAGATCTAAAAAAAAGTTATGATAAGGGAAAAATAAAGGCATTAAACGGCATAAATCTTGAAATTAAAAAGGGAGAGTTTGTTTCCATCATCGGGCCGTCCGGTTCTGGAAAATCAACCCTTCTTAACATGATTGGAGCACTGGATAAAGGAGATGAAGGTTCCATAAACGTTGCAGGCATTGATTTAATGCATAAAAAGGATTTAAGCGAGTTTAGATCAGGAGAAATTGGGTTCGTTTTCCAGCTGCATAACCTCATTCCTAATCTGAGCGTTGTGGAAAATGTTCAAATCCCTATGCTTGAAACTCCAATTTCAGGTAAAAAGATGGAAGAACGAGCCTTAGAACTTTTAAAGTCAGTGGAACTTGAAGATAAAATTAATCAGAGGCCCACCAAGCTTTCAGGTGGTGAAAGACAAAGAGTAGCTATAGCCCGGGCTTTAGTGAATCATCCATCCATCATTTTAGCTGATGAACCAACAGGCGCCCTGGATTCAAAAACAGGTGATTTAATATTAAATCTTCTTAAAGACCTCCACAAAAAAGAGAATGTAACTCTGGTCATGGTAACGCACGAACCATATGTAGCTAATATGGCAGATAGAATTATAACCGTGCTTGATGGAAAAATCAGAGAAGAAACCATGAATAACAAACAAGTGAATTGA
- a CDS encoding fumarylacetoacetate hydrolase family protein: MKIIQFRDDGKIKTGLLEDDYITTLLCSVTRAINSPEIDKFKNDVIYKVEDVKIKAPISPSKIVCVGLNYTDHAAELKMEIPDEPIIFIKPVTSLIGHLDSIIYPDSSSQVDYEVELGIVISKEAKNVKVDEAENFIGGYTVLNDVTARDLQQKDVQWTRAKSFDTFCPIGPCIETDLNPMNQEISLTLNGEVKQKSNTKNMIFNVYELVEFISDVMTLKSGDIIATGTPPGVGPMSIGDAVAAEVEGIGILKNIVE; this comes from the coding sequence ATGAAAATTATACAATTTAGAGATGATGGGAAAATAAAAACAGGATTATTAGAAGATGATTACATAACAACGCTTTTATGCTCAGTAACAAGGGCCATTAATTCTCCAGAGATTGATAAATTTAAAAATGATGTTATTTACAAGGTTGAAGATGTTAAAATTAAAGCTCCTATTTCTCCATCTAAAATAGTGTGCGTAGGTTTAAATTACACAGATCATGCAGCAGAACTCAAAATGGAGATTCCAGATGAACCCATAATTTTTATTAAACCAGTTACATCCTTAATTGGACATTTAGATTCTATTATTTATCCAGATTCATCAAGTCAAGTGGATTATGAAGTAGAACTTGGAATAGTAATATCTAAAGAAGCTAAAAATGTGAAAGTTGATGAAGCTGAAAATTTCATAGGAGGTTATACAGTTTTAAATGATGTAACTGCAAGAGATTTACAGCAAAAAGATGTTCAATGGACACGTGCAAAGAGTTTTGATACTTTCTGTCCCATAGGACCATGTATTGAAACTGATTTAAATCCCATGAATCAAGAAATATCTCTTACACTTAATGGTGAAGTTAAACAAAAATCAAACACAAAAAACATGATATTTAATGTTTATGAACTTGTAGAATTTATTTCAGATGTAATGACATTAAAATCCGGAGATATAATTGCAACAGGAACTCCTCCTGGTGTGGGGCCCATGAGTATAGGTGATGCTGTCGCTGCTGAAGTTGAAGGTATTGGAATTCTTAAAAATATTGTAGAATAA
- a CDS encoding CHAT domain-containing protein: MDPISKTIDLFLDTNNGSEFTINANFSTGNVIDSFKLSQDEKEFLKRLDRGISVWDIEKEIGKQLYKLIFKNEILSNYEEIKRQLSGESVNLKLIFSKRSIEILGLPWELLHDENRFLVSSGKLNLVRCIEGAESSSINISLPLRILIIISRPLNVDKLDNLIEGEAVVKGLYSLKLNNTVIIDFLNPPTHNSLVKALDNNEYHIVHFDGHGAFQDGKGYLVFEDEFLKYDLIDSDIISNVFSSTNIKLIVLTACQSSTIGTNVFNSIAPALIQAGIPSVVAMQFSVPLKSAVKFVEHFYNSLSNSKNLTHAVMQGRKVIYRDNTWFIPTLYASNLIEEIFIHDNGFIDLHEPHSQHILFENKYYEPNFVGRAEQLIKLSKSVSSTKTNCIVIWGSGGIGKTSLLKQYILRQHWRFNDEIIWIDLKGGKSLNKILDQICSDQKLNCDKIENLKSHIYQYLKSKSLLIVFDNFEDVEEDEEISEFIKFIPRPTRAIITARNNPLVMNWKKIQLYKLSLEESFELFYQLAESMDVIIDESNFEYINEICRVIEGHPLALVLVAQMLLSNSINVILNKIKSYTLKGIELALSVSYNDLNKSEQTMIQKLSVFDSYFDEEAIKFVSEIENFEEIKDELVRCSFLHFDGEKFSIHPVIKQYVYNKIANKKKYHLKAARYYQSKNNHFPMVDQIYYAEEWGDFLATMRQLLSPLSLRGMPDLSDAVKRVDMIYKAVEKLGDDTVKWVLRLDIGTLYRQVGLIEESLEEYENAYNLAVKINDFEGKWRSLAKKVQMYATMGDSQVIGAINELENLIEGNDEEEVRSVYLISSADGYLISGVKEDNEDYLRESGSRYKEGIEIMENQENPDALMLAQAYNSFGQVNMYLNDNKNAFKYLNKSLELKKHIGDLYGASVTLSILSDLNEKLGKLQEARDCLNEIILISEKICFSNALEYDFLKLGKFNIILEEYEKVPELFAHAIVKSLDSKDDSIETIMEEIENELIALSEKSGVIPPAFIIGLLTSILTDNEFIKTLPAYISKELPRIVEQLCEIPHKIDSKTC, from the coding sequence ATGGATCCAATCTCTAAAACAATAGATTTATTTTTAGATACTAATAATGGCAGTGAATTCACAATTAATGCTAATTTTTCTACAGGAAATGTCATAGATTCTTTTAAATTAAGCCAAGATGAAAAAGAATTTTTAAAAAGACTAGATAGGGGAATATCTGTCTGGGATATTGAAAAAGAGATTGGTAAACAGCTTTATAAGTTAATATTTAAAAATGAGATATTGAGTAATTATGAAGAAATTAAAAGGCAATTAAGCGGCGAATCTGTAAACTTAAAATTAATTTTTAGTAAGAGATCTATTGAAATTTTAGGTTTACCTTGGGAGCTCCTTCATGATGAAAATAGATTTTTGGTATCTTCTGGAAAATTAAATCTTGTAAGATGCATTGAAGGTGCTGAAAGTAGCTCAATAAATATTTCATTACCACTGCGAATATTAATCATTATTTCTAGACCTTTAAACGTAGATAAATTGGATAATTTAATTGAAGGTGAAGCAGTAGTTAAAGGATTATATTCATTAAAACTCAATAATACTGTTATCATTGATTTTCTTAACCCTCCAACACATAATTCTCTTGTTAAAGCTCTAGATAACAATGAATATCATATAGTTCACTTTGACGGACATGGTGCATTTCAGGATGGAAAAGGTTATCTTGTATTTGAAGATGAATTCTTGAAATACGATTTAATAGATTCTGACATTATTTCTAATGTTTTTTCTTCCACCAATATCAAATTAATAGTTCTTACAGCATGCCAATCTTCTACAATAGGTACAAATGTCTTCAATAGCATTGCTCCTGCATTAATTCAAGCAGGCATACCATCAGTAGTTGCAATGCAATTTTCAGTTCCATTAAAATCTGCAGTCAAATTTGTAGAGCATTTTTATAACTCTTTATCAAATTCAAAAAATTTAACCCATGCCGTAATGCAAGGACGAAAAGTGATTTACAGAGACAATACTTGGTTTATACCCACTCTTTATGCTTCGAACTTGATAGAAGAAATTTTTATTCATGATAATGGATTTATAGATTTACATGAACCTCATTCACAGCATATATTATTTGAAAACAAATATTATGAACCTAATTTTGTGGGAAGAGCAGAACAGTTAATAAAATTATCGAAATCTGTTTCATCGACTAAAACTAATTGTATTGTAATTTGGGGTTCTGGAGGTATTGGTAAAACATCTCTTTTGAAGCAATATATTTTGAGACAGCACTGGCGCTTTAATGATGAAATTATTTGGATTGATTTAAAAGGGGGAAAATCCTTAAACAAGATATTAGATCAGATATGTTCTGATCAAAAACTTAATTGTGATAAAATAGAAAATTTGAAATCACATATATATCAATATTTGAAATCAAAGAGTTTATTGATAGTTTTTGATAACTTTGAGGATGTAGAAGAAGATGAAGAGATTTCAGAGTTTATCAAGTTTATTCCAAGGCCAACTAGGGCTATAATTACGGCCCGTAATAATCCTCTTGTTATGAATTGGAAAAAAATTCAATTATATAAATTAAGTTTAGAGGAATCTTTTGAACTTTTTTATCAATTAGCTGAATCTATGGATGTAATAATTGATGAATCAAATTTTGAATATATTAACGAGATTTGTAGAGTAATAGAGGGTCATCCTCTTGCATTGGTATTGGTAGCTCAAATGCTTTTAAGCAATTCTATAAATGTTATATTAAATAAAATAAAATCTTATACGTTAAAAGGAATTGAATTAGCATTAAGTGTATCATATAATGATTTAAACAAATCTGAACAGACTATGATTCAAAAGTTGTCTGTTTTTGATTCTTATTTTGATGAAGAAGCAATTAAATTTGTGAGTGAAATAGAAAATTTTGAAGAAATTAAAGATGAATTGGTGAGATGTTCATTTCTCCATTTTGATGGAGAAAAATTTAGTATACATCCAGTAATCAAACAATATGTATATAATAAGATTGCAAATAAGAAGAAATACCACTTAAAAGCTGCAAGATATTACCAAAGTAAAAATAATCATTTTCCAATGGTTGATCAGATTTATTATGCTGAAGAATGGGGTGATTTTCTGGCTACCATGAGGCAGTTACTCTCACCATTATCTTTGCGAGGAATGCCCGATTTGAGTGATGCTGTAAAACGTGTTGATATGATTTATAAAGCAGTCGAAAAATTGGGCGATGATACAGTAAAATGGGTACTACGTCTAGATATTGGTACTTTATATAGGCAAGTTGGTTTAATTGAAGAATCATTAGAAGAATATGAAAATGCTTATAATTTAGCAGTGAAAATTAATGATTTTGAAGGTAAGTGGCGTTCACTTGCTAAAAAAGTACAAATGTATGCTACTATGGGAGATTCACAAGTTATAGGCGCCATAAATGAACTGGAAAATTTAATTGAAGGTAATGATGAAGAAGAAGTACGTTCTGTCTATTTAATAAGTAGTGCAGATGGATATTTAATTTCCGGTGTAAAAGAGGATAATGAAGATTATCTTAGAGAATCAGGAAGTAGATACAAAGAAGGTATAGAAATTATGGAAAATCAGGAAAATCCTGATGCTTTAATGCTTGCTCAGGCTTATAATAGTTTTGGACAGGTAAATATGTATTTAAATGATAATAAAAATGCTTTTAAATATTTGAATAAGAGTTTAGAATTAAAGAAACATATAGGAGATCTTTATGGGGCTTCTGTAACTTTAAGTATTTTAAGTGATCTTAATGAAAAATTAGGTAAATTACAAGAAGCAAGAGATTGTTTAAATGAAATTATATTAATAAGTGAGAAAATTTGTTTTTCTAATGCACTTGAATATGATTTTTTAAAATTAGGAAAATTTAACATAATTTTAGAAGAATATGAAAAAGTTCCGGAATTATTTGCTCATGCAATTGTAAAATCATTAGATTCTAAAGATGATTCTATTGAAACAATTATGGAAGAAATAGAAAATGAATTAATTGCTCTATCCGAAAAAAGCGGAGTAATACCTCCAGCTTTTATCATTGGACTTTTAACATCGATTTTAACAGATAATGAATTTATTAAAACATTACCTGCATATATTTCTAAGGAATTACCAAGAATAGTAGAACAATTATGTGAAATTCCTCATAAAATTGATTCTAAAACTTGTTAA